The Thiosulfativibrio zosterae genome has a window encoding:
- the flhB gene encoding flagellar biosynthesis protein FlhB has product MAENADGTEKSEDASEKKLREAREKGQIPRSKELTTLLMTLGAAVFLLFYGYVMWQQFEAIAIKGFSFDRAHAFDFQMMTNLIIGMTIETLWMIFPFLALMVIIAIISPTLLGGWNFSTQAMAPKLSKLNPISGIARMFSVNALMELIKALAKFLLVGGVAVLFLWLSYGEIISIGKEALKPAMAHAATLIVEAFIFVSLSLLIVALIDVPYQVIHHMNQLKMTKQEVKEEYKQQEGNPEVKGRIRALQREMSQRRMMQAVPQADVVITNPTHFAVALKYNPDEMPEPMVLAIGSDFMAAQIRTLAKEHNITIVEAPPLARALYYNAEVDRPIPYDLFKAVAAVLAYVYQLRDGKSAKPVDFANLPIPEEMKTDAPT; this is encoded by the coding sequence GCCTCTGAAAAGAAACTTCGAGAGGCTCGAGAAAAAGGACAAATCCCACGCTCAAAAGAGTTGACGACTTTATTGATGACCTTGGGTGCGGCTGTTTTTTTGTTGTTTTATGGTTATGTGATGTGGCAACAATTTGAAGCCATTGCCATTAAAGGGTTCAGTTTTGATAGAGCGCATGCGTTTGATTTTCAAATGATGACAAACTTGATTATTGGTATGACCATTGAAACCCTTTGGATGATTTTTCCTTTCTTGGCACTGATGGTCATTATAGCGATTATCTCGCCAACCCTGTTAGGCGGCTGGAACTTCAGTACTCAGGCGATGGCGCCTAAATTAAGTAAGCTTAACCCCATTTCTGGGATTGCTCGAATGTTTTCCGTGAATGCCTTAATGGAGCTGATTAAAGCCTTAGCAAAGTTTTTGTTAGTGGGTGGGGTGGCCGTGTTATTTTTATGGCTATCTTATGGCGAAATTATCAGTATTGGCAAAGAAGCATTAAAACCTGCCATGGCGCATGCAGCGACTTTAATCGTTGAAGCGTTTATTTTTGTCAGTTTATCTTTGCTGATTGTTGCCTTGATTGATGTGCCTTACCAAGTGATTCATCACATGAATCAATTAAAAATGACCAAACAAGAAGTTAAAGAAGAATACAAGCAACAAGAGGGTAACCCCGAGGTTAAAGGTCGTATTAGAGCTTTGCAGCGCGAAATGTCGCAGCGCCGTATGATGCAAGCTGTACCGCAAGCGGATGTCGTCATTACAAACCCTACGCATTTTGCAGTGGCTTTGAAGTATAATCCCGATGAAATGCCAGAACCCATGGTTTTAGCCATTGGCAGTGATTTTATGGCTGCACAGATTAGAACGCTTGCTAAAGAACACAATATTACCATTGTTGAAGCACCGCCTTTGGCAAGGGCTTTGTACTATAATGCCGAGGTTGATCGCCCAATACCTTATGATTTATTTAAAGCTGTGGCGGCTGTGTTAGCTTATGTTTATCAGTTGCGAGATGGTAAATCCGCTAAGCCCGTAGATTTTGCAAACCTTCCCATCCCAGAAGAGATGAAGACGGATGCGCCAACATAA
- the flhA gene encoding flagellar biosynthesis protein FlhA: MDLNYLLGKLKNSFSQGLGIPIAILALLAMVVVPLPPFLLDVFFTFNIALSLVVLMVTLYAKRPLDFAIFPTIILLTTLFRLALNIASTRVILLEGHNGGEAAGNVIASFGEFVIGGNFAVGLVIFAILVVINFVVITKGAGRVAEVSARFTLDSMPGKQMAIDADLNAGLITQEQAQERRKDITAEADFYGSMDGASKFVRGDAVAGIIILFINMIGGFAIGVGQHDMAFADATEVYIVLTLGDGLVAQIPSLLLSTATAIIVTRVTGDTRDMNEQLSDQMFANPKALGMTSGIVGVFGIIPGMPNVAFLTFAAITGAGAYFIYKRQDKKPAPEAMLAENIESTDTKSPELSWDDVQTVDVLGLEVGYRLIPMVDQSQNGQLLERVKGVRRKVSQELGFLVPPVHIRDNLDLKPNQYKIMLMGVSSGGGEVFPDKELAINPGQVYGKIPGTATKDPTFGLDAVWINPADRDQAQALGYTVVDASTVVATHISQIIQDYAFDLLGFDETQKLLDKLKASSPKLVDELIPDRLSLATLVKVLQNLLQEKVSIRDLRTIVEALSEYAGKTQSPNDLTIHVRTALGRSIVQDIVGPDAELKVITLEPRLEQLLLQATQGAPEGQLAIEPGLAERLHGTLKEESQKLEMQGDAAILIVAPQIRAQLARLFRYSLPSLHILAYSEVPENRQISVVANVGQG; this comes from the coding sequence ATGGATTTAAACTACCTACTTGGCAAACTCAAAAACTCCTTCTCTCAAGGATTAGGTATTCCTATTGCTATCTTAGCTTTGCTAGCAATGGTTGTTGTTCCTTTACCCCCGTTTTTACTAGATGTCTTTTTTACCTTTAATATCGCCTTATCTTTGGTGGTATTGATGGTTACCTTGTATGCCAAGCGCCCTTTAGATTTTGCTATTTTTCCAACCATTATCCTCTTAACAACCCTTTTTCGTTTGGCGCTGAATATTGCCTCTACGCGCGTTATTTTGTTAGAAGGGCATAATGGTGGAGAAGCGGCGGGTAATGTTATCGCCTCCTTTGGTGAATTTGTTATTGGCGGTAACTTTGCGGTTGGTTTGGTTATCTTTGCTATTTTAGTCGTTATTAACTTTGTGGTTATCACCAAGGGTGCGGGCCGTGTGGCTGAAGTCAGTGCGCGTTTTACCTTGGATTCCATGCCTGGTAAACAAATGGCAATAGATGCCGATTTAAATGCGGGCTTAATTACCCAAGAACAAGCTCAAGAACGCCGCAAAGATATTACCGCTGAGGCTGATTTTTATGGTTCCATGGATGGGGCGAGTAAGTTTGTCAGAGGGGATGCTGTCGCTGGTATCATCATCTTGTTCATCAATATGATTGGTGGATTTGCCATAGGTGTTGGGCAGCATGATATGGCTTTCGCAGATGCAACGGAAGTCTATATCGTATTGACTTTGGGTGATGGCTTGGTTGCGCAAATTCCATCATTGTTATTGTCTACGGCAACAGCCATTATTGTAACCCGCGTCACGGGTGATACCCGTGATATGAACGAGCAGTTGTCAGATCAAATGTTCGCCAATCCTAAAGCACTCGGAATGACTTCTGGTATTGTGGGTGTTTTTGGCATCATTCCAGGTATGCCGAATGTGGCTTTTTTAACCTTTGCAGCCATTACGGGTGCAGGTGCTTATTTTATTTATAAAAGGCAAGATAAAAAGCCTGCGCCAGAAGCCATGTTGGCGGAAAATATAGAGTCTACCGACACCAAATCTCCTGAGCTGAGTTGGGATGATGTTCAGACCGTGGATGTACTTGGTTTGGAAGTGGGTTATCGTCTGATTCCTATGGTCGATCAATCTCAAAATGGACAATTGCTGGAGCGAGTCAAGGGTGTAAGACGCAAAGTTTCCCAAGAGTTGGGGTTTTTGGTACCTCCCGTGCATATTCGTGATAATTTGGACTTAAAGCCAAATCAATATAAAATCATGTTGATGGGGGTTTCTTCAGGTGGTGGAGAGGTTTTTCCTGACAAAGAATTGGCAATTAACCCGGGGCAGGTTTATGGCAAGATTCCAGGAACGGCGACCAAAGATCCAACATTTGGCTTAGATGCAGTATGGATTAATCCCGCAGATAGAGATCAAGCACAAGCACTGGGTTATACCGTTGTGGATGCCAGTACGGTTGTTGCTACCCATATCAGTCAAATCATTCAAGACTATGCGTTTGATTTATTGGGCTTTGATGAAACCCAGAAGCTGCTGGATAAATTGAAAGCCAGCTCACCTAAATTGGTGGACGAACTCATACCTGACCGCTTGTCGTTGGCGACTTTGGTTAAAGTTTTGCAAAACTTGTTGCAAGAGAAAGTGTCTATTCGTGACTTGCGTACCATTGTTGAGGCTTTGAGTGAATATGCGGGCAAAACACAAAGTCCCAACGATTTAACCATTCATGTCAGAACAGCTTTGGGTCGTTCAATCGTTCAAGATATTGTTGGCCCAGACGCCGAACTAAAGGTTATTACTTTGGAACCAAGATTGGAACAGTTATTGCTACAAGCAACACAAGGTGCGCCAGAAGGCCAGTTAGCCATAGAGCCTGGTCTGGCAGAAAGATTGCATGGCACATTAAAAGAAGAGTCCCAGAAGCTAGAAATGCAGGGAGATGCAGCCATTTTAATCGTTGCACCACAAATTCGAGCGCAATTGGCCAGACTATTTAGATATAGTTTGCCCAGTTTACATATTTTGGCGTATTCAGAAGTGCCAGAAAACCGACAGATCAGTGTGGTCGCTAATGTTGGGCAAGGGTGA
- the flhF gene encoding flagellar biosynthesis protein FlhF yields the protein MKLKRYLASNMRQAMALVRDELGIDAVIMSTRNTPEGVEVVAAIDPEAQEHKTQSNKGHSEARSSFVSNELRGQTQMTPQQSTEIARMSEELKAVRSLLEDQLSGLAWGQAEQNDPNRVAILKRLVQLGIGWDLAQKLTNRVQIHRDSAWSDILFEIEKSIPVEERDVVDKGGIVALVGPTGVGKTTTIAKMASRFVMRNSASQLALITTDCYKIGAQAQLKTFADLLGVPVHVVNSEGELYTLLSALTSKKLILIDTAGMSQRDLKLSQQLTKDQAGMNTVRNYLVMSAATQLSVMKDIVKSFKQVGLTGCILTKVDEALQLGNILTVLVEQKLPISYLSDGQRVPEDLAPIRVRDLIDKAIVLGQQQSKTESEDSAFRLGMGKEISDAQ from the coding sequence ATGAAATTAAAGCGTTATCTAGCGTCAAATATGCGTCAAGCGATGGCTTTAGTCCGGGATGAGCTGGGGATAGATGCTGTCATTATGTCAACGCGCAATACCCCTGAAGGGGTTGAAGTGGTTGCCGCAATTGACCCTGAAGCGCAAGAACACAAAACTCAATCGAATAAAGGGCATTCAGAGGCTAGGTCTAGTTTTGTTTCTAATGAACTGCGTGGCCAAACTCAAATGACGCCTCAGCAATCCACTGAAATCGCTCGTATGTCAGAAGAGCTTAAAGCGGTGCGTTCTTTGTTGGAGGATCAGCTTTCAGGTTTGGCTTGGGGCCAAGCTGAACAAAATGATCCTAATCGCGTGGCGATTTTAAAGCGATTGGTTCAGTTAGGTATTGGATGGGATTTAGCTCAAAAGTTAACCAATAGAGTGCAAATACATCGCGATTCTGCTTGGTCAGATATTTTATTTGAAATTGAAAAAAGCATCCCAGTTGAAGAGCGAGATGTGGTGGATAAAGGCGGCATAGTTGCTTTAGTTGGGCCAACAGGCGTGGGTAAAACCACAACCATTGCAAAAATGGCCAGCCGATTTGTCATGAGAAACTCCGCCAGTCAGTTAGCTTTGATCACCACGGATTGTTATAAAATTGGCGCTCAAGCACAGTTAAAAACATTTGCAGATTTATTGGGCGTGCCTGTTCATGTTGTCAATTCCGAGGGCGAGTTGTATACCCTGTTAAGTGCATTGACTTCGAAAAAACTGATTTTGATAGATACCGCTGGCATGAGCCAAAGAGATTTAAAGTTGTCACAACAACTGACAAAAGATCAAGCGGGTATGAATACCGTGCGAAATTATTTGGTGATGTCTGCCGCAACGCAATTAAGTGTTATGAAGGACATCGTCAAATCCTTTAAACAAGTAGGATTGACCGGCTGTATCTTAACCAAGGTAGATGAAGCCTTGCAGTTGGGCAACATTTTAACCGTACTGGTTGAACAGAAGTTGCCCATCAGTTATTTGTCTGATGGACAAAGGGTTCCAGAAGATTTAGCACCAATTAGAGTTAGAGATTTAATTGATAAAGCAATTGTGCTCGGTCAACAGCAGTCTAAAACCGAGTCAGAAGACAGTGCGTTCCGATTAGGAATGGGTAAGGAGATATCAGATGCTCAATGA
- a CDS encoding MinD/ParA family protein, which produces MLNDQASGLRAMQSHQAKTPLKSGVKPIQKNKPVRVIAVASGKGGVGKTNVSVNLGISMAKLGNRVLLMDADMGLGNIDIMLGLQTKYNLSHVLDGQKTLKEVMVDAPGGLKIIPAASGVSRMAQLSPLENAGIINAFAELDGILDVLLIDTAAGIADSVVSFCRASQDVIVVVTDEPASMTDAYALIKVLSREHNVRRFHLLANMTRSVEHGRILHQKVAKVCEQFLDVTIDYLGTVPFDYDLREAVQKQSPVVIAKPDSLAAKSFKEIAQKVENWPIPTSITGYLQFFVESLMQQNA; this is translated from the coding sequence ATGCTCAATGATCAAGCCTCAGGGTTAAGAGCAATGCAATCACATCAAGCAAAGACGCCACTTAAGTCTGGGGTAAAACCCATTCAAAAGAATAAACCTGTGCGCGTGATTGCGGTTGCCAGTGGTAAAGGTGGCGTGGGTAAAACCAATGTGTCAGTCAACCTGGGTATTTCTATGGCTAAGCTTGGTAATCGCGTTCTGCTGATGGATGCGGATATGGGGCTGGGCAATATAGATATTATGCTTGGCTTGCAAACCAAATATAATTTGTCGCATGTTTTGGACGGGCAAAAAACCCTGAAAGAAGTCATGGTTGATGCGCCAGGCGGTTTAAAAATTATTCCCGCGGCTTCAGGCGTGAGTCGTATGGCGCAACTCTCCCCCCTAGAAAACGCAGGAATCATTAACGCCTTTGCAGAATTGGATGGTATTTTAGATGTACTGCTGATTGATACTGCTGCAGGGATTGCCGACAGTGTGGTCAGTTTTTGTCGAGCTTCGCAAGATGTCATCGTGGTTGTGACCGATGAACCCGCATCCATGACTGATGCTTATGCTTTGATTAAAGTTCTTAGCCGTGAGCACAATGTTCGTCGTTTTCATTTGCTAGCAAACATGACCCGCTCGGTTGAGCATGGTAGAATACTTCACCAAAAAGTAGCCAAAGTGTGCGAACAGTTTTTAGATGTCACGATTGACTATCTCGGAACCGTGCCATTTGATTACGATTTGAGAGAAGCTGTGCAAAAGCAATCCCCTGTGGTGATTGCCAAACCTGATAGCTTGGCGGCTAAATCTTTTAAAGAAATTGCCCAAAAAGTTGAAAACTGGCCAATACCCACCAGTATCACAGGATATTTACAGTTTTTTGTAGAAAGTTTGATGCAACAGAACGCATAA
- a CDS encoding RNA polymerase sigma factor FliA encodes MSGIQAYANVQKQTSNEVLDIESYLPLVKRIAYHLKGRLPDSVMVEDLIQSGVIGLIEAMQKFNANQGASFETYAGIRIRGAMLDEIRKGDWTPRSVHRKSREVTAAISAVEARVGREAKDSEIAEEMGLSIEDYHFILQDTNSAQLLSIDEPDHDELAEDRIIGTGKTPLAELSDEGFQQALVEQIEDLPEKEKLVMALYYDEELNLKEIGEILEVSESRVSQIHSQAIKRLKSRLKNWI; translated from the coding sequence ATGAGCGGCATCCAGGCGTACGCAAATGTTCAAAAACAAACTTCAAATGAAGTGCTTGATATTGAAAGCTATCTTCCTTTAGTTAAAAGAATTGCGTATCACCTTAAAGGTCGTTTACCAGACAGTGTGATGGTGGAAGATTTGATTCAATCAGGTGTGATTGGACTGATTGAAGCGATGCAAAAATTTAATGCCAATCAAGGCGCCAGTTTTGAAACCTATGCGGGTATTCGAATTCGAGGTGCCATGTTAGACGAAATTCGCAAGGGCGATTGGACACCGCGTTCGGTGCATCGCAAGTCCCGAGAAGTGACTGCTGCTATCTCTGCTGTTGAAGCGCGGGTTGGTCGCGAAGCAAAAGATTCTGAAATTGCAGAAGAAATGGGGTTGTCGATTGAAGATTATCATTTTATTTTGCAAGACACTAACTCAGCGCAGCTACTGTCTATTGATGAGCCAGACCATGATGAGTTGGCGGAAGATCGCATCATCGGCACAGGAAAAACACCTTTAGCAGAGCTCAGTGACGAAGGCTTTCAACAAGCGCTGGTTGAGCAAATTGAAGATTTGCCTGAAAAAGAAAAATTGGTGATGGCTCTTTATTACGATGAAGAGTTAAACCTAAAAGAAATAGGCGAGATTTTAGAAGTGAGTGAATCTCGCGTGAGCCAAATTCATAGCCAAGCCATTAAACGCTTAAAGTCGCGTTTAAAAAACTGGATATAA
- a CDS encoding chemotaxis response regulator CheY produces MQIDRNMNILVVDDFSTMRRIVKNLLKELGFSKFDEADDGATAWPMVQSGKYDFIVSDWNMPQMTGLDLLKNVRKSPELKDTPFLLITAEAKRSQILEAAEAGVDGYIVKPFTAATLNAKIQKIFERVAEREAAKVKK; encoded by the coding sequence ATGCAAATTGATAGAAATATGAACATCTTAGTGGTGGATGACTTTTCAACAATGCGCCGAATTGTTAAGAATTTGTTGAAAGAGCTTGGGTTTAGCAAGTTTGATGAAGCGGATGATGGTGCCACGGCATGGCCAATGGTTCAAAGTGGTAAGTATGACTTTATTGTCAGTGACTGGAATATGCCGCAAATGACAGGGTTAGACTTATTAAAAAATGTGCGCAAGTCGCCAGAATTGAAAGACACACCCTTTTTATTGATTACGGCAGAAGCCAAACGCAGCCAAATTTTAGAAGCGGCTGAGGCTGGGGTTGATGGCTATATTGTTAAGCCTTTTACCGCTGCAACTTTGAATGCCAAAATCCAAAAAATATTTGAGCGTGTAGCGGAAAGAGAAGCGGCAAAAGTTAAAAAATAA